A stretch of Solenopsis invicta isolate M01_SB chromosome 9, UNIL_Sinv_3.0, whole genome shotgun sequence DNA encodes these proteins:
- the LOC120358632 gene encoding uncharacterized protein LOC120358632 — MRYHTHNGFFNFIHSVFGPHAKSLLKDWIKYNKIYIKCTLREKFLRFCQTHNIVPTHLHNIYNSEPVFHHPKIKTKFQHNIDMFIMKTLRLEINDTCRLTNYSRLRIFRLARGISNCLPFQTYNSFFRKQHVSLQSFYNTQHQNMNKKISWLLEKHNKFKHRQLLPIQYYYNIPDTHNSISSPSISAHSFSFSHTPTTSDLDTLSTNKINLDPQIFYNNLPSPSLTSIRDKWLSNLSSTDIPEDIQCFLQLGDNFSLPCNNYKNILFEFIKSIENNIKKLPDSTRSEIRNHSIPIINKLKSFSSHSASNSEFFKLISKTKEFLSNNPDLILTRADKGNTTVAMNRLDYKNKMTALLSDEDTYKKIAKDPIRQITSKSRLLLARWRDSDYISNVKYRTLYCSDGTLPRAYGLPKLHKVGNPLRIIISSIDSPLYDLASYLHTTISKSVPEANSHVSDSFQLVNKLSGAQLDDNFILISLDVVSLFTNIPIELAINSISNRWEYISKNCKIPKAEFLNAVRFVLESTYFKFDDITYKQNFGTPMGSPLSPIIADLVLQDLETEVLSALDFQVPFFLRYVDDIATAVPRDMVNFTLDKFNSFHPRLQFTIEIGNERLNFLDTTIILNEKTVEFDWYHKPTFSGRYLNFHSWHPVSQKRGVVICLVDRVFLLSHPKYHRKNLEFTVSILLENDYPLDFIFKIIRERLRCLFVGRSKKQLLDNTSEELKKISWFTVPYVPSISERFINIFRNSNSKTAFYSLNKLSRFIKVQKDTLPISSCKDVVYKISCRDCDASYVGQTGRQVKTRISEHRNHIRRNVSSQSVITDHRIECGHDFDWDGVKVLDHEKSYHKRLISEILYIKQQCNGLNLQSDTDFLHHAYLSIVDSL, encoded by the coding sequence ATGCGTTATCATACTCACAACGGTTTCTTTAACTTTATACATTCTGTTTTTGGACCACATGCAAAATCGCTACTCAAAGATTGGATCAAATACAATAAGATCTATATCAAATGCACTTTAagggaaaaatttttaagattttgccAAACTCACAATATTGTACCTACacatttacacaatatttataactcCGAACCGGTCTTTCATCATCCGAAGATAAAGACGAAATTCCAACATAACATTGACATGTTTATAATGAAAACATTACGTCTCGAAATTAATGACACATGTAGGCTTACTAATTACTCTCGTCTGCGCATTTTCCGTCTCGCTCGTGGCATTTCGAATTGCTTGCCTTTCCAAACATACAATTCCTTCTTCCGTAAACAACATGTTTCTTTACAATCCTTTTATAACACTCAACATcaaaatatgaacaaaaaaatttcctgGTTATTAGAAAAACATAACAAATTCAAACACAGACAACTCCTGCCTAtccaatattattacaatattcctGATACACACAACTCGATTTCCTCTCCTTCCATCTCTGCCCACAGTTTCTCATTTTCACACACTCCCACCACGTCCGACCTTGACACTCtttcaacaaataaaatcaatttagatcctcagattttttataacaatttaccGAGCCCTTCCCTCACCTCCATAAGAGATAAATGGCTATCCAATTTGTCTTCTACAGACATCCCCGAGGATATTCAGTGCTTCTTACAATTGGGGGACAATTTCTCTCTTccttgtaataattataaaaatattctttttgagTTCATCAAGAGCATTgagaacaatattaaaaaattaccggATTCCACACGCTCAGAAATCAGAAACCACTCCATTCCcatcattaacaaattaaaatctttttctagCCATTCTGCTTCCAACTCCGAATTTTTCAAACTCATTTCCAAAACCAAAGAATTTCTTTCTAATAACCCCGATTTAATTCTTACTAGAGCAGATAAGGGCAACACTACTGTCGCCATGAATCGTCttgactataaaaataaaatgactgCATTACTGTCAGACGAagatacatacaaaaaaattgccAAAGATCCTATCCGACAAATAACAAGCAAGTCGAGGTTGCTTCTTGCGAGATGGAGAGATTCTGATTATATATCCAATGTAAAATACAGAACACTTTATTGTAGTGATGGGACACTCCCGAGAGCCTATGGGTTGCCAAAGCTGCATAAAGTCGGTAACCCTCTACGAATTATTATATCCTCCATTGACAGTCCACTGTATGATCTTGCTAGTTATTTGCACACGACAATATCCAAGAGCGTACCGGAGGCAAACAGCCACGTTAGTGACAGTTTTCAACTGGTGAATAAGCTTTCCGGTGCACAGCTTGATGAtaactttattcttatttctCTCGATGTGGTATCCCTTTTTACTAATATACCAATCGAGTTAGCCATTAACAGTATCTCTAATAGATGGgaatatatctcaaaaaattgcAAGATTCCTAAAGCCGAATTTCTGAATGCCGTACGCTTCGTCTTAGAATCaacgtattttaaatttgacgataTTACATACAAACAAAACTTTGGCACGCCCATGGGTTCTCCTTTGTCTCCTATCATCGCGGACCTGGTGCTGCAGGACCTTGAGACGGAGGTGCTAAGTGCATTGGATTTCCAAGTACCCTTCTTTCTTCGATATGTTGATGATATCGCCACGGCGGTTCCTCGAGACATGGTGAATTTtacattagataaatttaactcATTCCACCCGAGATTACAATTCACCATTGAAATTGGAAACGAAAGGTTGAATTTTTTGGACACCACTATCATCCTGAACGAAAAAACTGTTGAGTTTGATTGGTATCACAAGCCAACTTTTTCGGGGCGATACCTTAATTTCCACTCTTGGCACCCTGTCTCACAGAAACGCGGCGTTGTCATATGTCTTGTCGACCGAGTTTTTCTTTTGTCCCACCCGAAATATCACAGGAAGAACTTGGAATTCACCGTCAGCATCCTTTTAGAAAATGACTATCCTcttgactttatttttaaaatcattcgaGAACGACTCAGATGCCTTTTCGTGGGGAGATCAAAAAAACAGTTACTTGACAATACatctgaagaattaaaaaaaatctcttggtTCACCGTTCCGTATGTTCCCTCAATTTCAGAaagattcataaatatttttagaaattccaATTCAAAAACCgctttttatagtttaaataaattgagtAGATTCATTAAGGTTCAAAAAGATACTCTTCCAATTTCTTCCTGTAAGGACGTTGTTTACAAGATCTCATGTCGTGATTGCGATGCGTCTTATGTCGGACAAACTGGCAGACAAGTTAAAACCCGCATTTCAGAACACCGTAACCATATTCGCAGAAACGTCTCTTCTCAGTCCGTTATCACTGACCACAGGATTGAGTGCGGTCATGATTTCGACTGGGATGGCGTTAAGGTTCTCGATCATGAGAAATCTTATCATAAGCGActgatttctgaaattttatatattaaacaacaatGTAACGGGCTCAATTTACAATCTGACACGGATTTCTTACACCACGCATATTTATCTATTGTCGACAGTTTATAG